One Schistocerca nitens isolate TAMUIC-IGC-003100 chromosome 1, iqSchNite1.1, whole genome shotgun sequence DNA segment encodes these proteins:
- the LOC126195046 gene encoding uncharacterized protein LOC126195046 — protein MAPQTTLLLALLLATAGHASPLPRAGCSVDVNGSKMPDPQPLLLKPGGSKDVHGFVTPDSSGVISLGQNEQIIVACPDNSLQVTGQSQATASCVSGSTFSINGQSYDFADLRCRSQPKPSGVKTGGSCGGSGQYQVVQLGFQVGSDFYTLIDACFDDRSYNTVYDHFTMVAEMGGKQSGFDRPDWLDGGFYGNIDMDKQYKRATQIQTVGALLGSSELGSKYISETNDYFLSKGHLTAKSDFILGAQEYATFLYVNAAPQWQTFNGANWNTMENNVRSYAANNRVELEIYTGTQGITTLPNVNNVETELYLYADGSKYIPVPKIFWKIVYNANTKAAVVFVGVNNPYIANPGSDYYVCTDICSKISWISWKATDQVKGYSYCCEYADFKNSVADAPSLSVNSLLT, from the coding sequence GTTGCTCGGTGGACGTGAACGGGTCCAAGATGCCTGACCCACAGCCGCTGCTGTTGAAGCCCGGCGGTAGCAAAGACGTGCACGGCTTTGTGACGCCGGACTCCTCGGGGGTGATCTCGCTCGGCCAGAACGAGCAGATCATCGTCGCGTGTCCCGACAACAGCCTCCAGGTCACCGGGCAGTCGCAAGCGACAGCCTCCTGCGTCTCTGGTTCCACCTTCTCGATCAACGGGCAGTCGTACGACTTCGCTGATCTCAGATGCAGGTCCCAGCCGAAGCCGTCAGGTGTGAAGACAGGCGGCTCGTGTGGCGGCAGCGGCCAGTACCAGGTGGTCCAGCTGGGCTTCCAGGTCGGCTCCGACTTCTACACGCTCATCGACGCCTGCTTCGACGATCGGTCCTACAACACggtgtacgaccacttcacgatggTCGCCGAAATGGGCGGCAAGCAGAGCGGCTTCGACCGGCCCGACTGGCTGGACGGCGGCTTCTACGGCAACATCGACATGGATAAGCAGTACAAACGCGCCACGCAGATCCAGACAGTAGGCGCACTGCTCGGTTCCAGCGAGCTGGGGTCCAAGTACATTTCCGAGACCAACGACTACTTCCTTTCCAAGGGACACCTCACTGCTAAGTCTGATTTCATTCTCGGCGCGCAGGAGTACGCCACTTTCTTGTACGTGAACGCTGCGCCGCAGTGGCAGACTTTCAACGGTGCCAACTGGAACACCATGGAGAACAATGTACGTTCGTACGCTGCGAACAACCGGGTCGAACTCGAAATCTACACGGGTACACAAGGCATCACGACGCTGCCCAACGTCAACAACGTCGAGACGGAGCTGTACCTCTATGCTGATGGCAGCAAGTACATTCCAGTTCCGAAGATCTTTTGGAAAATCGTGTACAACGCTAACACTAAGGCAGCCGTTGTGTTCGTGGGCGTAAACAATCCGTACATCGCGAACCCCGGATCTGACTACTATGTATGCACGGACATATGTAGCAAGATCAGCTGGATATCCTGGAAGGCCACGGATCAGGTGAAAGGCTACTCGTACTGTTGCGAGTACGCAGACTTCAAGAACTCCGTGGCCGACGCACCCAGCCTCAGCGTTAACTCTCTGCTTACCTAA